One Candidatus Paceibacterota bacterium DNA segment encodes these proteins:
- a CDS encoding HrcA family transcriptional regulator — translation MVPVRDRRRIDAVVDGAASDSRSLSRHLAATLADLLDSAVITHVRDHDDFYKFGLSELMAFPEFRRLERTMQVMHFVDRFDDLFGSLEDAFFGRWRGEPFRIFIGRENPVRTIQDEAVIVARYRLPGNMSGLLTVIGPMRMDYRRNLALLAYATDAVSRAAEESDAS, via the coding sequence ATGGTTCCCGTTCGCGATCGCCGCCGTATCGATGCCGTTGTTGATGGAGCTGCATCTGACTCGCGTTCGCTCAGCAGGCACCTTGCCGCAACGTTGGCCGACCTTCTCGATAGTGCCGTCATCACTCACGTTCGAGACCATGATGATTTTTATAAATTCGGTCTCTCGGAGTTGATGGCGTTTCCAGAATTTCGGCGCCTTGAGCGCACCATGCAGGTCATGCATTTCGTTGATCGATTTGATGATTTGTTTGGAAGTCTCGAGGATGCGTTCTTTGGACGCTGGCGTGGCGAACCTTTCCGCATCTTTATCGGAAGAGAAAATCCAGTCCGTACGATACAAGATGAGGCCGTCATTGTGGCGCGCTACCGTTTGCCAGGTAATATGTCGGGGCTCCTGACCGTTATCGGGCCAATGCGCATGGATTATCGTCGTAACCTTGCATTGCTTGCCTATGCAACCGATGCAGTATCGCGCGCCGCAGAAGAGTCTGACGCTTCATAA